A genomic stretch from Erysipelothrix sp. HDW6C includes:
- a CDS encoding phosphorylcholine transferase LicD, with the protein MEKYVLKTRSDGSEITLRDVQMKTLEIVLEFDRICKEHDIEYALSDGTALGAIRHQGFIPWDDDVDVMMTYANYDRLVKVLQEHIREPFYFHCFETDKRYNVLIPAMKFRMGGTYVKEVNSLLNNKCDGDGLFIDIFIFDTVSESKVNHFYHRTLSTVMMPFIVLFENLKMNPVWLKQRFVNHARRYSEKNSDSSKIAISVTWTWDKFVDRRIARDVVFPTTDVLFENHMLPVPGKYETYLEATYGPTYMQAPPKAQQNPKHIDDIEI; encoded by the coding sequence ATGGAAAAATATGTTCTAAAGACACGCAGTGATGGTTCCGAAATCACCCTGCGTGATGTACAAATGAAAACATTAGAAATCGTCTTAGAGTTTGATCGTATTTGCAAAGAACACGATATTGAGTATGCCCTCTCTGATGGCACTGCACTTGGGGCCATTCGCCACCAAGGTTTTATCCCTTGGGATGATGATGTCGACGTTATGATGACATACGCGAACTATGATCGCTTGGTCAAAGTACTTCAAGAGCACATTCGTGAGCCGTTTTATTTTCACTGCTTTGAAACCGATAAACGCTACAACGTATTAATCCCAGCCATGAAGTTTCGAATGGGTGGGACGTATGTGAAAGAAGTCAACTCGTTGCTGAACAATAAATGTGATGGCGATGGTTTGTTCATTGATATTTTTATCTTTGATACTGTGTCTGAGAGTAAAGTAAATCATTTTTATCACCGGACACTCAGCACCGTAATGATGCCATTTATCGTATTGTTTGAAAATCTTAAAATGAACCCTGTGTGGTTAAAACAACGCTTTGTGAATCATGCCCGCCGTTACTCAGAGAAAAATAGTGACTCCAGTAAGATTGCTATTTCTGTAACATGGACATGGGATAAGTTTGTTGATCGCCGCATTGCTCGTGATGTGGTTTTTCCAACAACCGATGTCTTGTTTGAGAATCACATGTTACCTGTGCCGGGTAAATATGAAACATATTTAGAAGCAACATATGGGCCAACCTATATGCAAGCACCACCCAAGGCGCAACAAAATCCAAAACATATTGATGATATTGAAATCTAG
- the def gene encoding peptide deformylase, which yields MHKINMDTIVLDPNPVLRKKCEPVSFPLQSEDIQTLNDMMQYVRDSRDEELAEKYNLQPANGIAAPQIGISKQMTAMVVELEQKDGTFTEVEYMLINPKIVSHSVKQAALSYGEGCLSIRDEHPGIVVRNQRIKVVAYDLITNKEITIVAKDLLAIVLQHEIDHLNGVLFYDHINETDPWAADEKIKLIEY from the coding sequence ATGCACAAAATAAATATGGACACGATTGTCCTGGATCCAAACCCCGTTTTGCGTAAAAAATGCGAACCGGTATCTTTTCCTTTGCAATCGGAAGACATTCAGACCCTGAATGACATGATGCAATACGTACGCGATTCTCGCGATGAAGAACTGGCTGAGAAGTACAACTTACAACCTGCAAATGGAATCGCAGCACCCCAAATTGGCATTTCAAAACAAATGACTGCAATGGTCGTTGAATTGGAACAAAAAGATGGTACGTTTACTGAAGTTGAATATATGCTTATCAATCCAAAAATTGTTTCGCATTCTGTAAAACAAGCAGCACTGAGTTATGGTGAAGGATGTTTATCAATTCGCGACGAACACCCTGGTATTGTGGTGCGCAATCAGCGCATTAAAGTTGTTGCCTATGATTTAATTACAAACAAAGAAATCACAATCGTTGCCAAAGATCTCTTAGCGATCGTTTTACAACATGAAATCGACCATTTAAATGGCGTGCTCTTTTACGATCACATTAATGAAACAGACCCATGGGCTGCAGACGAAAAAATCAAACTCATTGAATATTAG
- the rsmD gene encoding 16S rRNA (guanine(966)-N(2))-methyltransferase RsmD: MRIVAGTHGSRALKTLKGNTTRPTSDKIRGAIFSKIGPYFDGGRFLDVFGGSGAMSLEAISRGMEQAVVFEKDNRAAKIIMENVMMLNEADKVVVKRGDAKTLVNQVQGPFEIVFMDPPYAYPDIVAIAQQIVNHELLSPSGLLILETDSHVDIPETLHTWSRYDRKEYGATTLHYYHNACQL; this comes from the coding sequence ATGAGAATTGTAGCAGGAACGCACGGTTCACGTGCTTTAAAAACCCTAAAAGGGAATACCACACGCCCAACATCTGATAAGATTCGCGGTGCTATTTTTAGTAAAATTGGTCCTTACTTCGATGGTGGCCGCTTCTTGGATGTATTTGGTGGAAGTGGTGCCATGTCCTTAGAGGCAATCAGTCGTGGCATGGAGCAGGCAGTTGTGTTTGAGAAAGACAACCGCGCAGCAAAGATTATTATGGAGAATGTTATGATGCTTAATGAAGCCGATAAGGTTGTTGTAAAGCGTGGCGATGCAAAGACACTTGTCAATCAAGTTCAAGGTCCTTTCGAGATTGTCTTTATGGATCCACCGTATGCATATCCAGATATTGTTGCCATAGCACAACAGATTGTGAATCACGAACTGTTGAGTCCATCAGGACTTCTAATTCTTGAAACAGACTCACATGTTGATATACCAGAAACGTTGCACACCTGGTCACGATATGATCGCAAAGAATACGGAGCAACGACCCTTCATTACTACCACAATGCGTGCCAGTTATAA
- a CDS encoding HAD-IC family P-type ATPase — MNKNVIGLTHDEVKKQIAKGNVNVVPKAKSKSSLQIILSHTFNLFNLYNVLIAVALILVKEYLSVFFLNVIVMNIAIRSFQEIRSKRIVENLNILISDDTKVLRDGKIEKIPSDQIVLGDVVLYQIGDQVSADAVVIQDNVEMNESNLTGESEPIMKYEGDELLSGSFVTSGTCYAKTNRVGLNSFAQKITSEARNYEPVESELMETFMRITRWCTRIVLPIGIILVVQALLVRHEGIKPTVVATSTVLLGLLPKGLILLTSLSFGVSVFRLAQKRTLVQEIYSIEVLSKVDVLCIDKTGTLTAGAMSVQDVLYLKDKNTVNDMIATYLGNSKDTDSTTKAMKAHFDLKTNLEPQHVVPFSSARKWGSMSFAHEGTMFLGAPEFLIDNYTLPEAAIAYQSEGARVLLVAHSDQKINEVLRPDDLQPYALIVIADPVREDVYDALDFFKNNEVVVKVISGDNINTLMAVASKTGIVNGDRAIDVTHMKTDAELEHAVLNYNVIGRASPYQKQTMVKMLQKNHQRVAMVGDGVNDVLALRTADCSIAMGQGQVLHDKPHKLSYSITNLQQWLMLSWKGDWLPIISRALLQCIIWEHS; from the coding sequence ATGAATAAGAACGTAATTGGACTTACACACGATGAAGTAAAAAAACAAATTGCTAAAGGGAATGTGAATGTCGTCCCTAAAGCCAAGAGCAAATCGAGTCTGCAGATTATTCTGTCGCACACGTTCAATTTGTTCAATCTTTATAATGTCCTTATTGCGGTTGCATTGATACTCGTAAAAGAGTATTTAAGTGTGTTCTTTCTTAATGTTATTGTGATGAATATTGCCATTCGATCATTTCAAGAAATTCGGTCCAAGCGTATTGTTGAAAATCTAAACATTCTTATATCCGATGATACGAAAGTCTTACGCGATGGAAAAATTGAAAAAATCCCCAGTGATCAAATTGTATTGGGTGATGTTGTTTTGTATCAAATCGGGGATCAAGTATCTGCCGATGCGGTAGTTATTCAAGATAATGTTGAAATGAATGAGTCGAACCTAACAGGTGAATCGGAACCAATTATGAAATATGAAGGGGATGAGTTGCTCTCAGGAAGCTTTGTCACCAGTGGAACATGCTATGCGAAAACAAATCGTGTCGGTCTGAATAGTTTTGCACAAAAGATTACATCAGAAGCACGAAACTATGAACCCGTTGAGTCAGAACTTATGGAGACATTCATGCGCATTACGCGCTGGTGTACCCGCATTGTACTTCCAATTGGAATCATCTTGGTTGTCCAAGCGTTGCTTGTCCGTCATGAAGGTATCAAGCCAACCGTTGTTGCAACGTCAACTGTATTACTGGGCCTTTTACCGAAAGGATTAATCCTCTTAACGAGTCTCTCATTTGGTGTGTCGGTATTCCGATTGGCTCAAAAACGAACCTTGGTTCAAGAAATCTATAGTATTGAAGTATTGTCTAAAGTGGATGTGCTCTGTATTGATAAAACAGGCACGCTGACCGCAGGGGCAATGTCGGTCCAAGATGTTCTTTATCTTAAAGACAAGAATACAGTGAATGATATGATTGCAACTTACCTTGGTAACTCAAAAGATACCGATTCAACAACCAAGGCGATGAAAGCCCACTTTGACCTTAAGACGAATTTGGAACCACAACATGTTGTACCTTTTTCCTCAGCACGGAAATGGGGATCAATGAGCTTTGCCCATGAAGGAACAATGTTCTTGGGTGCTCCTGAGTTTTTGATTGATAATTATACACTGCCAGAAGCTGCAATTGCATACCAAAGTGAGGGTGCTCGTGTTCTCTTGGTTGCTCATAGTGATCAAAAGATTAATGAGGTGTTACGTCCGGATGACTTACAACCGTATGCTCTGATTGTTATTGCCGATCCAGTCCGTGAGGATGTCTATGATGCACTTGATTTCTTTAAAAATAATGAAGTTGTCGTCAAGGTTATTTCGGGGGATAACATCAATACATTGATGGCTGTCGCATCAAAGACAGGCATTGTAAATGGCGATCGAGCCATTGATGTTACCCACATGAAAACCGATGCAGAACTGGAACATGCCGTTTTAAATTATAATGTCATTGGACGTGCATCACCGTATCAAAAACAAACAATGGTAAAGATGCTCCAAAAAAACCATCAGCGTGTTGCGATGGTTGGGGATGGTGTGAATGATGTCCTCGCACTTAGAACTGCGGATTGTTCAATTGCAATGGGGCAGGGTCAAGTGCTGCACGACAAGCCGCACAAATTATCTTACTCGATAACGAATTTACAACAATGGTTGATGTTGTCATGGAAGGGCGATTGGTTACCAATAATATCTCGCGCTCTGCTTCAATGTATTATTTGGGAACACTCTTAA
- a CDS encoding class I SAM-dependent methyltransferase, producing the protein MNHKQAAHEFMLQFLNTQSRVVDMTCGNGHDTLFLAHHAQHVYAIDIQKAAIEATEILTQDYANITFLNQSHDTVDYKKIAPITGAIYNLGYLPGSDKTLITTAATTIASLKKLLDVVSDFIVVSCYLKHEGGYDEYQAVTAFLDATNTSYETLRYETPLSPVTYLIDLRNMTR; encoded by the coding sequence ATGAATCACAAACAAGCAGCCCATGAATTTATGTTACAGTTTTTAAACACTCAATCACGTGTTGTGGATATGACTTGTGGAAATGGACATGATACATTATTCTTGGCACACCATGCCCAGCATGTCTATGCAATCGACATTCAAAAAGCGGCAATAGAAGCCACTGAGATACTCACACAGGACTATGCTAACATTACCTTTCTCAATCAAAGTCACGATACTGTTGATTATAAAAAAATTGCACCTATAACAGGTGCAATCTATAACTTAGGATATTTACCAGGGAGCGACAAAACACTTATTACAACAGCAGCCACAACAATCGCTTCACTTAAAAAGCTTCTTGATGTTGTCAGCGATTTTATCGTCGTTTCATGCTACCTCAAACATGAGGGTGGTTATGACGAGTACCAAGCTGTAACCGCCTTTCTTGACGCTACAAATACCTCATACGAGACATTACGCTACGAAACACCGTTAAGCCCGGTAACGTATCTTATTGATTTAAGAAATATGACAAGATAA
- the recQ gene encoding DNA helicase RecQ, translating to MNKFEVLKQYFGYEVFRPGQETIIDGIMAGNDALTIMPTGGGKSICYQIPSLLLGGTNIVVSPLISLMKDQVSALTQVGIQAAYINSSLSAEEVQMTYTLAKDGHYTLLYVAPEQLLTDRFQQLTSYLDIKLVSIDEAHCVSQWGQDFRPHYLDIATFVASLPSRPRVAAFTATATEFVCQDIESRLSLSNALKTTTGFNRANLYYKVLQLTSREKYPFVKDYVMKHRNDAGIIYCQTRKEVESVAAQLQQDGYKVGIYHGGMDSDGRNANQERFIRDEVSIMVATNAFGMGIDKSNVAFVIHHNMPKNIESYYQEAGRAGRDGAPAECILLFSGSDVRTNNFFIDNASRDERTDEKSFQDFQTYERQRLRQMTTYAKTKTCLRTFILEYFGDTNSVTCDNCYNCQSEFIESDITEDAQKILSCVYRMDQRYGMIRVIEVLRGSKNKVLLAANLDRITTYGILSSRRKETLQEIIETLVEMEYLSISDDSYSVLKLTAEALPVLKGDAKIIMRTLKTKPVTQLRQTRMHVENEALFETLRTLRLTIARERNVPAYTVFSDLTLKDMCHKLPQTPEAFLNVDGVGSVKMEAFGAVFIQAINTYIHEERQ from the coding sequence ATGAATAAATTTGAAGTTTTAAAGCAGTACTTTGGATATGAAGTTTTTAGACCCGGTCAAGAGACAATTATTGATGGTATTATGGCTGGTAATGATGCACTGACAATTATGCCGACAGGTGGTGGGAAATCGATATGTTATCAAATTCCATCGCTTCTTTTAGGAGGGACTAACATTGTCGTCTCGCCCCTGATATCATTAATGAAAGATCAGGTAAGTGCCTTGACCCAAGTTGGTATTCAAGCAGCTTACATCAACAGTTCGCTCTCCGCAGAAGAAGTACAAATGACATACACGCTTGCAAAAGATGGTCATTATACGCTGTTGTATGTCGCACCCGAACAATTGCTAACTGATCGTTTTCAACAACTAACATCCTATCTTGACATTAAACTTGTAAGCATCGATGAAGCGCACTGTGTTTCACAATGGGGGCAAGATTTCAGGCCGCACTATCTTGATATCGCAACGTTTGTTGCTTCATTGCCATCAAGACCGCGTGTAGCGGCGTTTACAGCGACTGCAACGGAATTTGTCTGTCAAGACATTGAGTCGCGCTTAAGCCTGTCAAATGCGCTTAAAACAACAACTGGATTCAATCGCGCGAACTTGTACTACAAAGTGCTTCAATTGACTTCACGAGAGAAATATCCATTTGTCAAAGATTATGTTATGAAACATCGTAATGATGCCGGTATTATTTACTGTCAGACTCGGAAAGAAGTCGAAAGCGTGGCAGCACAACTCCAACAGGATGGATACAAGGTTGGAATCTATCATGGTGGAATGGACAGTGATGGACGAAATGCCAATCAAGAACGCTTTATTCGCGATGAAGTATCGATTATGGTTGCAACAAATGCATTTGGGATGGGGATTGATAAATCAAACGTTGCATTTGTTATCCACCATAATATGCCAAAGAATATTGAAAGCTACTATCAAGAAGCAGGGCGCGCAGGACGCGATGGCGCACCAGCCGAATGTATTTTGCTTTTCAGTGGTTCTGATGTGCGCACAAATAATTTTTTCATAGACAATGCGAGTCGTGATGAACGCACTGATGAAAAGTCATTTCAAGACTTTCAAACATACGAACGGCAACGATTGCGCCAAATGACAACCTACGCCAAAACAAAAACCTGCCTTCGTACGTTCATTCTTGAGTACTTTGGGGATACAAATTCAGTGACCTGCGATAATTGTTATAACTGTCAATCAGAGTTTATTGAAAGCGATATTACTGAGGATGCTCAAAAAATACTATCGTGTGTCTACAGAATGGATCAGCGTTATGGGATGATTCGAGTGATTGAAGTTTTACGTGGAAGTAAGAATAAAGTTCTATTGGCAGCAAACTTGGATCGCATTACTACGTATGGAATCCTTAGTTCACGCCGAAAAGAAACACTCCAAGAAATCATCGAAACACTCGTCGAAATGGAGTATCTCAGTATCTCTGATGATAGTTATAGTGTCCTTAAGTTGACCGCCGAAGCGCTTCCTGTTTTAAAAGGGGATGCGAAGATCATCATGAGAACACTTAAAACAAAACCCGTAACACAATTGCGACAAACGCGCATGCATGTTGAAAATGAAGCCCTCTTTGAAACATTGCGGACATTACGACTCACGATTGCTCGAGAGCGCAACGTACCAGCCTATACCGTGTTCAGTGATCTAACCTTAAAGGATATGTGTCATAAACTTCCACAAACACCAGAAGCATTTCTTAATGTTGATGGTGTCGGGTCCGTTAAGATGGAAGCCTTCGGAGCGGTATTCATTCAAGCAATTAATACGTATATTCATGAAGAGAGACAATAA
- the rnjA gene encoding ribonuclease J1, whose protein sequence is MTKEENNVSIKKTDTLVYALGGLGEVGKNMYVIEHEDEIIIIDSGVMFPEDDLLGVDYVIPDFSHLVKNQKKIKALIITHGHEDHIGGIPFLLQRVTIPQIYAPRFAKAQIERKLEERKIKTKHQIQEIDSKSKVTTKHFVIGFFNVVHSIPDALGVLVNTPNGRIVSTGDFKFDLTPVGENPDYQVMSYMGEIGVTLLMSDSTNAQVNGFSISERDVAREINRIFKKVEGRIIIATFASNVYRVQQIIEAAIAQGRKIAVFGRSMENVITIARKLGHIKASDKNFVNANQLNKLPANQALILCTGSQGEPLAALSRIANGTHRQINIIPNDTVIFSSSPIPGNGPSVSQVVNKLTRAGANVLTNSPLNSLHTTGHASKDEQTLMLQLIKPKFFMPMHGEYKMLKTHRQTAIETGVDPDNIFICSNGDVIALRDEKAFMTDIRIQADDIYVDGNDSSGLSTAVLKDRKVLSDSGLVSVVVTIDSRQNKILTKPSIVSRGFVFIKENQPLLKEAEQVVYEALKKRMQKKVTFGEIKNTIRGALEPFLYKHTQRNPLVIPVILNQRSAVQTPPAPKKEAPKKKAPQKKPVVKKEADVA, encoded by the coding sequence ATGACAAAAGAAGAAAATAATGTAAGTATCAAAAAAACCGATACCCTAGTCTATGCATTAGGCGGACTGGGCGAAGTTGGAAAAAATATGTATGTCATCGAACACGAAGATGAAATTATCATCATCGATTCCGGTGTCATGTTCCCCGAGGATGACCTTCTCGGTGTGGATTATGTAATCCCTGATTTCTCACACCTTGTGAAAAATCAAAAGAAGATCAAAGCACTCATCATTACTCACGGTCACGAGGACCACATTGGAGGAATTCCATTTTTACTCCAACGCGTTACGATTCCGCAAATTTATGCACCACGTTTTGCGAAAGCACAAATTGAACGTAAATTAGAAGAACGTAAAATCAAAACAAAACATCAAATTCAAGAGATTGATTCAAAATCAAAAGTCACAACAAAGCACTTTGTGATTGGATTCTTTAATGTTGTTCACTCCATTCCTGATGCATTGGGAGTGTTGGTAAATACACCCAACGGACGCATTGTTTCTACTGGAGACTTTAAGTTTGACTTAACCCCTGTTGGTGAAAACCCAGACTATCAAGTCATGTCATATATGGGTGAAATTGGTGTTACACTGCTTATGAGTGACTCCACAAACGCACAAGTTAATGGTTTCTCAATCAGTGAGCGTGATGTTGCCCGTGAAATTAATCGAATCTTTAAAAAAGTCGAAGGACGTATTATCATTGCGACCTTTGCCTCGAACGTCTACCGTGTCCAGCAGATTATTGAAGCTGCGATTGCACAAGGTCGTAAGATTGCTGTCTTTGGTCGTTCAATGGAGAATGTCATTACAATCGCCCGTAAACTGGGGCACATTAAAGCTTCTGACAAGAACTTCGTAAATGCAAACCAATTAAACAAGCTGCCTGCAAATCAAGCATTGATTCTATGTACAGGTTCTCAAGGTGAACCCTTGGCTGCACTAAGCCGTATTGCTAATGGTACGCACCGTCAAATTAACATCATCCCTAATGACACAGTCATCTTCTCATCAAGTCCAATCCCAGGAAATGGACCGAGTGTATCACAAGTTGTTAATAAGCTAACACGTGCTGGTGCAAATGTACTTACAAACTCACCCTTAAACTCGTTGCATACAACAGGACATGCTTCTAAAGATGAACAAACATTAATGTTACAACTTATCAAGCCGAAATTCTTCATGCCAATGCATGGGGAGTACAAAATGTTGAAAACACACCGCCAAACGGCAATCGAAACCGGTGTTGATCCCGATAACATCTTCATTTGTTCAAATGGTGATGTCATCGCCCTGCGTGATGAAAAAGCGTTTATGACCGATATCCGTATCCAAGCAGATGACATTTACGTGGATGGAAATGATTCAAGTGGACTTTCGACCGCAGTCCTTAAAGACCGTAAAGTCTTATCTGACAGTGGATTGGTTTCCGTAGTTGTTACCATTGATTCACGCCAAAACAAAATCCTTACAAAACCAAGTATCGTAAGTCGTGGCTTTGTCTTTATTAAAGAAAACCAACCACTTCTTAAAGAAGCGGAACAAGTCGTTTATGAAGCACTTAAGAAACGCATGCAAAAGAAGGTTACCTTTGGTGAAATCAAGAATACCATCCGTGGTGCCCTTGAACCCTTCTTATACAAACACACACAACGCAATCCGTTGGTCATCCCTGTAATTTTAAACCAACGTTCTGCTGTGCAAACGCCACCTGCACCTAAAAAGGAAGCACCCAAGAAAAAAGCGCCACAAAAGAAACCCGTCGTAAAGAAGGAAGCCGATGTTGCGTAA
- a CDS encoding metallophosphoesterase, with protein sequence MLRKFRRRIITLTVILALLLGVYFEMTVFAPKRVRLRFETVTSSTLPASFNNSSVAVFSDVFSNVDNLRKAVAHINEFQPDMVLFAGNLFDTQPDDETVKIIQDLLASLPDKLGKYAVLGDVDANAANDITRITLQNAGFRILDNGVTPIFNNSNESIQLVGLNTNTEPAFPSINEAFTLVLAHNPDVIDQLSDKAIHLMVAGKSMNGQIRIPLLGSLLDGPQHDKKRETVNNTLLIQSSGVGNREPQLRLLTNPDVVIITLKNSQ encoded by the coding sequence ATGTTGCGTAAATTTCGCCGACGCATCATTACGCTCACGGTAATCCTTGCACTGCTCTTAGGAGTCTACTTCGAGATGACAGTCTTTGCACCCAAGCGCGTGCGTTTACGATTTGAAACGGTAACATCGTCAACATTACCGGCATCTTTCAATAACAGCTCTGTTGCTGTGTTCTCTGATGTATTTAGTAATGTTGATAATTTACGAAAAGCAGTGGCACATATTAATGAATTCCAACCTGATATGGTCTTGTTTGCAGGAAACTTGTTCGATACACAACCTGATGATGAAACAGTGAAGATTATTCAAGATCTTCTTGCTTCATTACCGGATAAGCTGGGCAAGTATGCTGTATTGGGGGATGTTGATGCAAATGCTGCCAACGATATCACCCGGATTACCTTGCAGAATGCAGGGTTTCGAATCTTAGATAATGGGGTCACACCCATCTTCAACAATTCAAACGAGTCGATTCAACTGGTAGGACTCAATACCAATACCGAACCTGCCTTCCCAAGTATCAACGAGGCATTTACGCTGGTATTGGCTCACAATCCCGATGTCATTGATCAACTTAGCGATAAGGCCATCCATTTAATGGTTGCTGGAAAGTCCATGAATGGGCAAATCCGTATTCCACTTCTTGGATCACTCTTAGATGGTCCACAACATGATAAAAAAAGAGAGACCGTGAACAACACCCTCTTGATTCAATCATCCGGTGTTGGGAATCGCGAACCACAATTACGACTTCTTACCAATCCAGATGTCGTCATTATTACACTGAAGAACTCTCAATAA
- a CDS encoding methyltransferase domain-containing protein: protein MSKANDYRAVIAQPWSQVFYRTLWLQIGSLQDQDILDFGCGLGITMEHYAHENTVVGIDKDYVFLNAQTHALTVHHGSLDVLKKTPTASVDWILCHNVLNYMQSPKEAIDEFKRILRPQGTLSIVVHNQPGKILHKIVFENKPTEAIALLQGTQSESLLFGEVLDYNQAWFKENVFTKASTYGLRIAYAMQLNEWKTASDWVDTMTAAEFTISKHEPFASVGFFIHYIIKQEDLR, encoded by the coding sequence ATGTCAAAAGCAAACGATTATCGTGCGGTCATTGCCCAACCATGGTCGCAGGTGTTTTATCGCACACTGTGGCTGCAAATTGGATCCCTTCAAGATCAAGATATTCTTGATTTTGGTTGTGGATTGGGCATTACAATGGAACATTATGCCCATGAAAATACGGTTGTTGGCATCGATAAAGATTATGTATTTTTAAATGCGCAAACACATGCGTTAACAGTTCATCACGGCAGTCTGGATGTTCTAAAAAAAACGCCCACCGCAAGTGTTGATTGGATTCTGTGTCATAACGTTCTGAATTACATGCAAAGCCCCAAAGAGGCCATTGATGAATTCAAACGTATTCTACGACCCCAAGGAACATTATCAATCGTCGTTCACAACCAACCCGGTAAGATTCTCCATAAGATTGTGTTTGAGAATAAACCCACTGAGGCGATCGCACTGTTGCAGGGAACTCAGAGCGAAAGCCTGCTTTTTGGAGAAGTCCTTGATTACAATCAAGCATGGTTCAAAGAGAATGTATTTACAAAGGCTTCAACGTATGGATTGCGAATCGCATATGCGATGCAACTCAATGAATGGAAGACTGCTTCTGATTGGGTTGACACCATGACTGCGGCAGAATTCACAATCTCTAAACATGAGCCTTTTGCAAGCGTGGGGTTCTTTATTCATTACATCATCAAGCAAGAAGACCTTCGTTAG
- a CDS encoding FtsW/RodA/SpoVE family cell cycle protein yields MKKKKLSLKMPAGYNRYIHAAVLILNLFGVLMIISASMKADANIGSLMFIGAKEMGFVVVSYVGMVFTARMFNFKWAQKYSRIITGGIIVMLLLPILMGYSAGGARAWISIGPITIQPSEFAKVWIIILIALRLGDKDRVRIAKMRDLITEPLAIVMVMVFIVTILQKDLGSAVVILGISYICFLVPSNRRLTRLQQVMMILMLIGVIFLIILDTEGGLAFISKTLESMGVHPYMLGRLQSSANPFADRYGDGYQLFMGLVAMVQGLESGFFGKGYGNSVNKYGYLPEAQTDFILAIVVEELGVFGILVIVIGYGTVLYNTLKYSILVKLERDKILLIGAASYIMIHFIFNVGGVTGLIPLTGVPLLFISAGDQVVSRLCWRLDWSKMLSVVITSNRKCSSKRKSWRSNHENCSRNARFTCFKNPKREYHTPNI; encoded by the coding sequence ATGAAAAAGAAGAAACTCTCATTAAAGATGCCTGCGGGCTATAATCGTTATATCCATGCGGCTGTACTCATCCTCAATCTTTTTGGTGTGCTTATGATTATTTCAGCAAGCATGAAAGCAGATGCCAATATTGGCTCGCTTATGTTTATTGGTGCCAAAGAGATGGGGTTTGTCGTTGTATCCTATGTAGGGATGGTATTTACGGCACGCATGTTTAATTTCAAATGGGCGCAAAAGTACTCTCGTATTATTACTGGTGGCATTATTGTGATGCTCCTTTTGCCCATTCTTATGGGATATTCCGCGGGTGGTGCTCGAGCGTGGATTAGCATTGGGCCCATTACCATTCAACCGTCTGAATTTGCGAAAGTATGGATTATAATTCTAATTGCTTTACGATTGGGTGATAAAGACCGGGTACGAATTGCGAAGATGCGTGATTTGATCACAGAACCCTTAGCAATTGTGATGGTCATGGTATTTATTGTTACGATTTTACAAAAAGATTTGGGATCAGCGGTTGTTATCTTGGGAATCTCATATATTTGTTTCTTGGTACCTTCAAACCGACGGTTAACGCGCCTTCAACAAGTTATGATGATTCTTATGCTTATTGGTGTTATATTCTTAATTATTTTGGATACAGAAGGCGGTTTGGCTTTCATTTCGAAAACACTTGAATCGATGGGGGTTCATCCTTATATGCTAGGGCGTTTGCAATCATCAGCCAATCCCTTTGCGGATCGCTATGGTGATGGTTACCAACTCTTTATGGGGCTTGTTGCTATGGTTCAAGGACTTGAGAGTGGCTTCTTTGGTAAAGGGTATGGAAACAGTGTCAACAAGTATGGATACCTTCCTGAAGCACAGACTGACTTTATCTTAGCAATTGTCGTTGAAGAATTGGGCGTTTTTGGAATTCTTGTAATTGTAATTGGATATGGTACTGTCTTGTATAATACCTTGAAATATTCAATTTTAGTCAAACTTGAGCGTGATAAGATTTTACTCATCGGCGCTGCATCGTATATTATGATTCACTTTATCTTTAATGTCGGTGGGGTTACAGGATTAATTCCTCTAACAGGTGTACCATTGCTCTTTATATCAGCCGGGGATCAAGTCGTATCGCGATTATGTTGGCGATTGGATTGGTCCAAAATGTTATCAGTCGTTATAACATCGAACAGAAAGTGCTCGTCGAAAAGAAAAAGTTGGCGGAGCAATCATGAGAATTGTAGCAGGAACGCACGGTTCACGTGCTTTAAAAACCCTAAAAGGGAATACCACACGCCCAACATCTGA